From one Rhizobium rosettiformans genomic stretch:
- a CDS encoding ArsR/SmtB family transcription factor, with protein sequence MFLEDVMKALAHPARMEMLIWLKDPKEYFGVPKEDATDGISAGQFERSGLSQSAVSAHLATLQRAGLISSKRVGQRVLYRRNEDAIAEFVKTLNGTL encoded by the coding sequence ATGTTCCTGGAGGACGTGATGAAGGCGCTGGCTCACCCGGCGCGCATGGAAATGCTGATTTGGCTGAAAGATCCCAAAGAGTATTTCGGGGTTCCGAAAGAGGACGCGACCGACGGCATAAGCGCCGGTCAGTTCGAGCGGTCAGGCCTTTCTCAATCCGCAGTTTCAGCCCATCTGGCAACACTTCAGCGAGCGGGCCTCATCAGTTCCAAGCGTGTCGGTCAGCGGGTTCTCTATCGCCGCAATGAAGATGCCATCGCGGAGTTCGTCAAGACCTTGAATGGAACACTCTGA
- a CDS encoding alkene reductase: MSKLFEPTSVGTIPVSNRIAMAPLTRNRSPGAVPNDLNVEYYRQRATAGLIISEGTAITHQAQGYADVPGLYKSEAIEGWKKVTDAVHAAGGKIVTQLWHVGRISHTSLQPEGGAPVAPSAIAAQSKTYILNPDGSGAFVETSEPRALETAELAGIVEDYRKAARAAIEGGFDGVEIHAANGYLLEQFMRSNSNQRTDQYGGSIENRIRLTLEVVEAVTKEIGAEKTGIRISPTTPANDVSDPDPKAVYTALVEALAKFNLAFVHVIEGATGGPRDVLPFDWKALKSAYRDAGGKGAWIANNGYDRASAIEAVESGYADLVAFGRPFIANPDLVRRLKEDAALNPLDQATLYGGGAEGYTTYPALA, encoded by the coding sequence ATGTCCAAGCTTTTTGAACCGACATCCGTCGGCACCATCCCCGTTTCGAACCGCATCGCTATGGCGCCGCTGACCCGCAACCGGTCGCCGGGCGCAGTGCCGAACGATCTCAACGTCGAGTACTACCGCCAGCGTGCGACTGCCGGCCTGATCATCAGCGAAGGCACGGCGATCACCCACCAGGCGCAGGGCTATGCCGACGTTCCCGGTCTCTACAAGTCCGAAGCCATCGAAGGTTGGAAGAAGGTCACCGACGCCGTGCATGCAGCCGGCGGCAAGATCGTCACGCAGCTCTGGCATGTCGGCCGGATCTCGCACACCAGCCTGCAGCCCGAGGGCGGCGCCCCGGTCGCCCCCTCCGCCATCGCGGCACAGTCCAAGACCTATATCCTCAATCCCGATGGCTCCGGCGCTTTCGTCGAGACGTCCGAGCCGCGTGCTCTGGAAACGGCTGAACTGGCCGGCATCGTCGAGGACTACCGCAAGGCGGCGCGCGCTGCCATTGAAGGCGGCTTCGATGGCGTGGAAATCCACGCTGCCAACGGCTATCTGCTCGAGCAGTTCATGCGCTCGAACAGCAACCAGCGCACAGATCAATACGGCGGCTCGATCGAGAACCGCATCCGCCTGACGCTGGAAGTCGTCGAGGCCGTGACCAAGGAAATCGGCGCCGAAAAGACCGGCATCCGCATCTCCCCGACCACCCCGGCAAACGATGTCTCCGACCCCGATCCGAAGGCCGTCTACACGGCACTCGTCGAGGCGCTGGCAAAATTCAATCTCGCCTTCGTGCATGTGATTGAAGGCGCGACCGGTGGTCCGCGCGACGTCCTGCCCTTCGACTGGAAGGCACTGAAGTCCGCCTATCGCGACGCTGGCGGCAAGGGTGCCTGGATCGCCAACAACGGCTATGACCGCGCGTCTGCGATCGAAGCCGTCGAGAGCGGCTATGCCGACCTCGTCGCCTTCGGCCGCCCTTTCATCGCCAATCCCGATCTCGTCCGCCGTCTGAAGGAAGATGCAGCCCTCAACCCGCTGGATCAGGCCACGCTCTACGGCGGCGGCGCGGAAGGCTACACGACGTATCCGGCCCTTGCCTGA
- a CDS encoding DUF2188 domain-containing protein has protein sequence MVKIIYEIVPHDGGWAYRLGGAYSEAFPTHDQALEAARIVMLEQQVGDEPVTISYQDETGRWREEYSDGGDRPEVEIVDTFVEQQQPRA, from the coding sequence CGTTCCTCATGATGGCGGTTGGGCCTATCGGCTCGGTGGCGCCTATTCGGAGGCGTTCCCGACCCATGACCAGGCCCTCGAAGCCGCACGCATCGTCATGCTGGAGCAACAGGTCGGCGACGAGCCGGTCACGATCAGCTATCAGGACGAGACGGGACGATGGCGCGAGGAATACAGCGATGGCGGCGACCGTCCCGAGGTGGAGATCGTCGACACCTTCGTCGAGCAACAGCAACCGCGAGCCTGA